The following is a genomic window from Hemitrygon akajei chromosome 6, sHemAka1.3, whole genome shotgun sequence.
ctgccgccggcgtgggatggcgagtctgttgggaccctggggacttgtggaaactgtggtgatttctttcgaacttacagtcctttaacatcttggactatttttactgtgcccatagtctgtttttttaaatcaattatgctattgtttgcactgttgtaactatatgttgtaattatgtggttttgtgcaggtcttgtagctttagtttttggtcttgtttttgtctggtggatttggagctcctttcctggGAACGCAGAACGAtagtagcacgatattaatacgcagcagcctctccggactccggattggggattgccaaacgttatgtggattttctgctgtagtctgttttgtcatatgcttttgtgataacattctgggggaacgctgtctcatttttcaactgcattgcatttgtggtttctaaatgacaataaactgaatctgaatctgaatctgaatctgaggctgctaacaagataaaatcccatggcattacatGGATACTGACATGCATAGAGGAATTGctggcaggcaggaggcagcaagtgagaataaaaggagccttttctggttggctgccagagactagtgctgttcctcaggggtcaattttgggattgctacttttcacattgcttgtcaatgatttagataatggaattgatggctttgtggcagtttgcagatgatacaaagatcgatggcggggtagatagtgctgaggaagcagtgcgattgcagaaggacttcaaTAGATTGGCAAAGTAGGCAATAAAGTAGCAGACGGAATACAGTTTTGGGTAATGTATGATCATGccttttgataaaaggaacaaaagcGCAGACTATTCtaattggggagaaaattcaaacatcagaggtgcaaagggacttaagagtccttgtATAAGACTTCGAAAAGATTAAtttccaggttgagtctgtgatttttaaaaaaggcaaatacaatgttggcattcatttcaagggaatagaatataaaaccaaggagataatgctgaggctttataagactctagtcaggctgcacttgatgtattgtcaacagatttgggccccatatctcagaaaggatgtgttgtcattagagagagtctagaagaggttcacaaggatgtttctgggaacagaggtaaggaggaatttttatagccagagagcagtaaatctgtggaattctctgccacagtctgccttggaggccaagaccatgtgtatatttaaagcaaagtttgatagtttcctgataggtcagagcatcaaagggtatggtgagatggcaggtgtatggggttgagtggatccTGAATCAGCtttgatagaatggtggagcagactcgatgggctgaatgtcttaattttgctcctatgttttatagtcTTGTATCCCTAggattgttgggtggtctgtaatatagccctatTGACGTGAATATACCTTTCTTACTTCTCAGTTCCATCCATAAtgtctcactagatgagttctccagtctgtcctgactgagcactgctgtgacattttctctgactagtagCGCCACCCCTTCTGTAATCTCTCCCAGTCTGTCGTGTCCGAACAACTGAACACTGGAATACTGAactgtcagtcctgcccctcctgcaagtctcactaatggccacAATATAACTCCAGGTGTCGATCCGTGCCCTGAGCTCATTCAGCTTTCCTACTACAAttcttgctttgaaatatacgcagctcaaccttttgatttctgactttgCCTGAGgttttaccaacatctgtctctacaacctctccaccaactgttctggtactctggttcccactcccctgcagctctagtttaaaTCCTACTGTACACCACCCGCTGTGTCATTAGTTCCCtcccagttcaggtgtaaaccgacTCTtcagtacaggtcccaccttccctgcaagagagcccaatgatccaaaaatattacaccaactccttagccacgtattaaacctTATAATCTTTCCATTTTTGGCCTTACAAGCACGTAGCAAGGGtatcaatcctgagatcacaaccctggaagcCTGCACTGTAACGTAGTATCTAACTCCTcgaactccctttgcagaacctcttctgcctctctcccttcttgaagagcggagagatatttacaattttccagctctctggaaccatgccagaatccttTGTTTCTTGACTCACACCTGCACTGCCCTTGCTCCGCCCACCCCGTTCCTGTATAAAGTGCGGGTTGCGACGCGATCCTGAGGACTGTGTCTTTTTCAAGTGTGGAGTTCGGTCATGAGTTACCCAACACAGCCGGCCTCTGGGAAGCCGCCTGAATACACGCAGGATGCGAAAACCAACCTGCCCACCCAGGTGTCCCTGGCTCCCGGGATACCCATGGCTCCAGCTCCCGGGATACTCATGGCTCCAGCTCCCGGGATACCCATGGCTCCCGCTCCCGGGATGAACATGACTCCGGCCCCCAATATTTGTGTGCAGcggacacagagccgtgacttTTTGGTCTGGTCCATCTTCAACATGTTTTATATGAACATACTCTGTTTGGGCTTCATCGCGGTGGCATTCTCTGTGAAGGTAAACCCTAAGCAGCCTTTCTCTGTTCGGGGTGGGCGGGCAGAAGAGAGCATATGGAAGGGAGGTTGGGGAGTGAATGAGGTGGTAGTTTGAGAGCCCCTCATCTGCTCTCTCCACTTCCCAGGGTGTAGCTAACAATTGTGAAGCCAGGGTTGATACTTTACCTATTGCTCTTGAAGAGATGGCTTGAACTTCAGGAGTGTTTTAGACTGGCTGACGAGGAGATAGCTtctccagaggagtttcaccagaatgattccaggaatgacagATTAACTATGTTGagctgatggctctgggctgtactcactggagtttagaagaataggggAGGGGtgaatctcagtgaaacctattgaatattgaaagaccgagacagagtggacatggagaggatgtttcttatagttggggagtctagaaccagagggcacactcTCAGAATAGAGGAAAATTGATATAGACcagggatgtggaggaatttctttaacccgAGGGTAGTGAACCTGGAGGCATTGAGTACattaaaagcagaggttgataggttcttgattagtcagaacatcaaaggttatggggcgaaggtgggagaatggggttgaaagggataatacatcagctgtggaatggtggagcagactcgatgggctgaatggcccatctgctcctatatcttatgatttaACTAGAGAAATAAGTGATTGCCCATCTGGGATGGCCCTGTAtattattgtccacctgcactgcactttccctgtaactgtaacatCACAATACACTTGTCTTTTGATTGCCTGGATGCCCTAATGGAAGCATGATCTGTCCAGATAACATACAGAACAAAAACTTTTCACTCTGTTTCAGTACATGATCCAATCCAGCCAACGTTCTTCCTCATGAGGTAGGAGCAAAGCCTTTGAATATGTTTAGAGGAAGGTATAATAGAAGTACATAAACAAGAGGCTGAAACGTAACCATGGGTAGATGGGAATAcagttaccctgagattcatctcagTGAAGAGCAGGCTTCAGGTATGGACTGGTCGATTATGTGTTTCCTCATTCTCTCTGGTGCCAGTCAGTTAGGAGACTGTTAATGTTGAAGTCAAGGTCGAAAGGGGGAAGGACAGACTGAAAACACAGCTCAGGCCACTGATGGGCAAGTCCTGGAAAAATATGTGAGAGGTACAACAGCAGGGATACGTGTAGAAAGTCAGGTCTGACTAACTTAACCTCACTTCTTGGAGGTAGTTAATGTATCTGGAGAGTTGAGTTAGTCTGCATGGAGACCACAGACGACACTGAAATGCTTCATCTGCATCAACTAAATCAGTGAGAATTGTGCCCGCAAGTGACCATACTTCTGGCCCACAATTTAACTCACACATttttggaatatgagaggaaaccagagcatccagaagaAAAGCAGTCTGCCACAGGGAGAACGGACAAACTtcttaccataagacatagaagcagaattaagccatttggcccatcaaatttacccatggctgatttattattcctctcaatcccattcttttaCCTTCTcttcataatctttgacacccttatgaatcaaaaacccatcaacctccattttaaatatactcaatgacttggttgccacagccatccatggcaaagaatttcacagattcaacaccctctgactaaagaaattcctcctcatttctgttctaaagagacatctctctattctgaggctttgccctctagtCCGAGACTcaccaatacaggaaacatctcaCCTGTATCACAACAtctgctctatctaggcctttcaatacttgataggtttcaatgagatcgtccctcattcttctagactccagcaagtacaggcccacagcctgtaaaatgttcctcatatattaacacTTTCAAcccatcttttctcagataagggacccaaaactgctgacaataccctaggtgcagtctgaccagtgccttataaacatAGCCTCAGCATTTTATCCTTGCtttttttattctagtcctctcaaaattaatgttaaCACTGCATTTTCCTTACTTACCACTGGCTCAATttgaaaattaacctttggggaatcctgtacaaggactcccaagtccctttgcacctctgattttcaaATTTCTGTCCATTTAGTAAATAGTTTATAcacttattccttctaccaaagtgcatgaccatatacatccctgcactgtattccatctgccactactttgctcaatttcctaatctgtctaagtcttcaAAAGAATCtatgcttcctcaatactacctgcctttgcacctatctttgtattgtcagcaaacttggtcacaaagccatcaattgtgTCACCCAAATTTTTGACACATAACATGAAAATAAtcagaaaaccactagtcactagcaccagcagccaaacagaaaaagccccctttattcctactcttcacctcctgccagtcagccaatcttctctctatgctagtatctttcctgtaatactatgggttcTTACAGGGAGCATCGGGAGGCTTAAGTGGTGTAGAAAATGGGAAATATTCCCACCAGCTGATTGTTTGAGGTAAGCAGTATGATGTTTAGGGATTTAGGGATGAGATTTTCCACCCAGAGAGGGGTGGGAATTGAAATCATCTGCCTGAGAAGGTTGTGCAATTTTAACAAGTAACTGGACAAGGTCTCAAATTACCAAGGGATAGAAGGTTACAGATCAAGTGCTAGAAAATGGGATGAGTAGAGATGGCTAATAgtagaggacataattttaaggtgattaaagGAAAGCATGGAAGGGGGTAGGGTGGAttcagaggtagttttttcacacagtggaatgtgctgccagcactGGTGGGAGAGACATGTAAGCAactcttagagaggcacatgcATGGTTCAATAAATCTACACCTGCTTCAGCTTTGGAAAACAAGGTAAATCGTATTTGCCTATCAGTGTTGACTTACTGATTATTATTTGATTCCATCTGCAAGTTACTGTGGTAAACAATTGATGTGCCTTCTACCTAAAATAATACATTGAAAACAAATAGAACATGACCCATGGGACCAGGACATTACAGAAACATGATTATGGGATGGGCCAGACT
Proteins encoded in this region:
- the LOC140728783 gene encoding dispanin subfamily A member 2b-like, producing the protein MSYPTQPASGKPPEYTQDAKTNLPTQVSLAPGIPMAPAPGILMAPAPGIPMAPAPGMNMTPAPNICVQRTQSRDFLVWSIFNMFYMNILCLGFIAVAFSVKARDRRLFGDLDGVKHYGNTAKYLNIAATVLTLLLCLLMIILAFLGVFSVRHYYG